The Drosophila biarmipes strain raj3 chromosome X, RU_DBia_V1.1, whole genome shotgun sequence genome includes the window AGTTCGTCACGAGCATGTCACAATCTTGTCACAATAAGCTCGGGATAATAATTAAATCCTATGCAATTGCGAAGGTCGTGACAAGGGGGAAGAAATCACAGGGGCATCTCTAATTAGCTTGAATAAaactgatcagctgatcggCTGTACACCTACTAAtcgtttatgttcgcctggtgcctGAAACTGTGAATTAGGAAGTTTACTTAAACAACTTGAACGGCCTCGCAACATATTTTCGGTAGAAATGCTGGATTTATTTCTcccagacaccaggcgaacagaaatcatagcaagtggcagctggtagcCACAAAATAACTTAGAGAACAGTTACTTCTCAGTATTTACATTTCCCCTCCTCTAAATGACCAATAGCAAAGGATTTCCATTGGAAGGATCCGTTAGTTAAGAACAAATCGCAGACTAGAGATGCTCAACTATGCTGGTTTCACGAGTTCGTCACGAGCATGTCACGATCTTGTCACATTACGTGCGGGATAATAATTAAATCCTATGCAATTGCGTAGGTCGTGACAAGGGGGAAGAAATCACAGGGGCATCTCTAATTAGCTTGAAAAAaactgatcagctgatcggCTGTACACCTACTAAtcgtttatgttcgcctggtgcctGAAACTGTGAATTAGGAAGTTTACTTAAACAACTTGAACGGCCTCGCGACATATTTTCGGTAGAAATGCTGGATTTATTTCTcccagacaccaggcgaacagaaatcatagcaagtggcagctggtagcCACAAAATAACTTAGAGAACAGTTACTTTTCAGTATTTACATTTCCCCTCCTCTAAATGACCAATAGCAAAGGATTTCCATTGGAAGGATCCGTTAGTTAAGAACAAATCGCAGACTAGAGATGCTCAACTATGCTGGTTTCACGAGTTCGTCACGAGCATGTCACGATCTTGTCACATTACGTGCGGGATAATAATTAAATCCTATGCAATTGCGTAGGTCGTGACAAGGGGGAAGAAATCACAGGGGCATCTCTAATTAGCTTGAATAAaactgatcagctgatcggATGTACACCTGCTGATggtttatgttcgcctggtgtctaaAATGAAGACATCCCGACAGTATAGAGCGAGGAGAGGGTATTTCACACATCGGATATTGAAAATTAGTATCAGTAGGAGAATTGAATTATGAAACTATAAGCAAGCGAAacgttttctttattttagttaaattttaaattgttcatTCCGCATTCAGCTTTCCAGGAATCCCCTCTCTGGCGTTCAAATACAGTTGGTATTTCCGAATAAACAAAAGTGGTATTTTCCTAAGAGCTGGTGTGGTCTATCGATAAGCAAAACTGTCCACCATTTTCTTTGTCGCTTTGTTGCGCCCGTGTGGTATTCGAAAATTCTGTGATCAAGAACCGACTAATTACGCATAGAAAATGGTAAATTTAAGTCGAGCAACTAAGTTATTCGCACGGTTTACGGCGCGGCCGAGCGGCGTGCAGTGAAGTCGGGGTTTTTTCATTGATGATTCCGGGCAATTCGGCGTTTTCATTTGCCGGGTGTGTGCGGCGCACGGGCACAAGCCATTTTGACAGGCGGCTTGCACGTGAGCTGCGACTTCGATTCGGATGCGGGCTCGAGAAGGTTCTCCTCCTGGCCCCGGGGTCGGGCCGAGGCAGCGCTGCTGCCCGATTTCTGGCCGGGATCGGGGCCCGCGCCAGGCAGAACCTTCCAGATGCATTCCACGCCGTTTTCGCGACCTGATGAATCACTCGGCGCCGCTCTCTCGCCATCCGTTTTGGGGGTTAGGTCGAGCCGATATGGCTGCACGGAGAGAAAAACcataacaatatatatattctgtgTATTTTCGAGCCCCAAAGTCGTCTGGCCTGCGGGCGTTCCTGCTTTGCCGTCCTGGCAGCCAATCCTTTTCAGAACCGCAGCATGTTGTCTCGCCATCCGAATACGCCTCATAGAGTCTTCGTCTTATTTAGAATATATGTAGTAGTAATCGTGCTTCGAAGGGTTCATCTGGCAGAGATTAGAACCAAGTAAAACATAAGCTATTACTTCTTAAAAAACAATGGTAGTGAGATGTTCAAACTGATGTCATCTTTAAATAGTTATTTTGACAGACGctaaattttaaagttaaaagttAAGCTGCTGAATTTGGGTTCTTGTGATTGAAAGTCCACAAAAATATCATGACTAAGGCTTAATCATTATTCTTGGCACTTAAAACTTACCTTACTCATATGGTTTTAATGTGCTAAAACATGTAGACTActttatgagtttgtgcttTAAAGAAATCCAACTAAATGATCGCCCTTCCTTGCAGGAGATGTCCTTGAATCCCGTGCGCGTGCTCAAGAATGAGGCGCAGGAGGAGAAGGCCGAGATGGCCCGCCTGTCCTCGTTCATCGGTGCCATTGCCATCGGCGACCTGGTGAAGAGCACCCTGGGCCCCAAGGGCATGGACAAGATCCTGGTGGCCACCGGCCGCAATGCCGGTCAGGTGGAGGTGACCAACGATGGCGCCACCATTCTGCGCGCCGTGGGCGTCGACAACCCGGCCGCCAAGATCCTGGTTGACATGTCGCGTGTCCAGGACGAGGAAGTGGGCGATGGCACCACCTCGGTCACCGTCCTGGCCTCGGAGCTGCTCCGCGAGGCGGAGAAACTAGTCGAACAGAAGCTGCACCCACAGATCATCGTCTCTGGCTGGCGTCAGGCCACGCAGGTGGCTCTGGAGGCACTCACTGCCGCCGCCCAGGACAACTCGGCCAACGACGCGAAGTTCCGCAACGATCTGCTGAACATTGCCCGCACCACGCTCTCCTCTAAGATCCTCCACCAGCACAAGGACTTCTTCGCCAACTTGGCGGTGGATGCCGTCATGCGCCTGAAGGGCTCTGGCGAGCTCCGCTCTATACAGATCATCAAGAAGTCGGGCGGCACCCTGGGAGACTCCTTCCTGGACGAGGGCTTCCTGCTGGACAAGAAGCCCGGCGTGCACCAGCCACAGCGTGTAAGTGATCCCTCAGTTTGCAGAGATCTTCACCCCGTACTTCTGCTGTCTATCAGCGCGTCAAAATGACTGTGAGCTATGTGCATTTAACCTCATATCACAGCCATTTTGACGAGTTTGTTGGGCATGCGCATCATCATCGGGGAGCTTGAAGGTCCAAGTGCATGTTTAGGCATCAATCTCCGACCATAACCTCATGCCATTGCATCGCTCTTCTCCACCGCAGATTGAGAATGCCAAAATCCTGATTGCCAACACGCCCATGGACACCGACAAGATCAAGGTGTTCGGCAGCAGCATCAAGGTCGATTCGCTGGCCAAGATCGCCGACCTGGAAATGGCCGAGAAGGAGAAGATGAAGGAAAAGGTGGACAAGATCCTGAAGCACCAGTGCAACGTGTTCATCAACCGCCAGCTCATCTACAACTACCCGGAGCAGCTGTTCGCCGACGCCCAGGTGATGTCCATCGAGCATGCCGATTTCGACGGCATCGAGCGCCTGGCCTACTGCACCGGCGGCGAGATCGTCTCCACCTTCGAGAATCCCTCGCTGGTGAAGCTGGGCGAGTGCGACGTCATCGAGCAGGTGATGATCGGCGAGGACACGCTGCTGCGCTTCAGTGGCGTCAAGCTCGGCGAGGCCTGCACCATTGTGATCCGCGGTGCCACCCAACAGATTCTGGACGAGGCTGATCGCTCCCTGCACGACGCCCTCTGCGTGCTGGCGGCCACCGTCAAGGAGTCGCGCATCATCTTCGGTGGCGGCTGCTCCGAGGCGCTGATGGCCACCGCCGTGCTGAAGAAGGCGGCCGAGACTCCCGGCAAGGAGGCCATCGCCATCGAGGCCTTTGCCCGTAAGTTCGATTTACCTACTGCTGTCTGCTGGGCTTCTTACTGATTTCCCTTTGAATCCGCGTTACAGGTGCCCTGCTGTCGCTGCCCACGGCCATTGCCGACAACGCTGGCTACGATTCCGCCCAGCTGATCTCGGAGCTGCGCGCCGGCCACGCCCAGGGCAAACAGACTCTGGGCCTGGACATGGAGCTAGGCAAGGTAGCCGATGTCCGCGAGCTGGGCATCACCGAGTCCTTCGCCGTGAAGCGCCAGGTGCTGATGTCCGCCTCCGAGGCCGCTGAGATGATCCTGCGCGTGGACAACATCATCCGGTGCGCTCCACGCCGACGCGTTCCCGACAGGGGCTACTGCTAGGCGCTTAAGTATTCTTGTTCTAGgatcctattttttttaattacgaACTCTCGTTTAACATCATCGCTAATCCTATACGTTTTGTTTACACTAATAACCCCACACAACACATTAGCATCTATATTACACGCCCATTACACCAAATCGCACTCTTTCTCGCTAAACTTGGCCCTTTCGTGTAATTCTCCTACTTAATTGTGAAACAAACTGATTGTTGCAAGCCGAGCTTTGATTCGATGAGTGGACGACTGCGTTCAAAcacaacaaaaacatttcaaaaatgtctAAAACACCATCAAACCAACACAGAAACCAACGTGTAAATGAATACAACTGTTGTAAACATTTGATGTGCGCAAATTGAAGACCATTAAAcagaacaaacaaaaaaattgaataaatgatatatatttatgcttAACAAAACTAAACGAAAGGCGTTCTTACTTAGGGTTTTTGAATCGCAGTGCCCAAAAGTGACACAAATGCTTATTTGAACTTTAATCCACAGTTCTATTTTAAAACACTCGACGAACATTGCAAACGCATTTTATTGTAAATCTTGCTGCGCGGTCAACTTTACAATTCAAacgtataaaataaaatagggtcatttaaaatataaaagttaCAACAAAGTGTCGTCGCTGTGAAGCAGCCGCAAGTACAAAACACACATCTGTATCGAGCAGCGCGAGTTGGCTTTCTAAGCGGGTttggattgggattgggatcggTTTTGGGGCGGGCTTTTCGAGTATCCATCCAAGGGGTCAACACATGCGTGGGCTCATACCATTCTAGGCTGGCTGCCCTTCGTCCCTTTCTTTTTCGGTCAGAACGAAACGAACGCGGTTGGGAAGAGGTGGTCAACAGAATATATACATGGCGCCTTCTGACTAAAACGATCGTTGGGCTGGGGTCAGAGGGGAGACAACAAAATAAGAGGGGCACGCTCGAGAGAGAGACGGGAAGAGGGCGCTAGGGTGCGAGTGAGCGAGAACGAGAACGGACGTATCCAGAGTTGCAGAGAATTTGGCATTATGTTAAGTGCACGCCCGCTTCAGGAGATGGCGCACTCCATCTCGCCGTGCTTGGGCACACAGTCCAGCACCAGGGCCACCGCCCGGGACATGTAGGTCATGGTTCCATAGCTGCCGCTGGGAGCACTGCGTTAGAAGGCCAAAAATCAGTGGGGTAACTGGCGTTTCATATGCACTTTTGGGGACCTAGGATTCTGTGCCCCACCCTTCTTGAACATCCAACAATTGACACTCACCTGTCGTAGAGGTGCTGACATATGTAGGCGGCGCCGCCGCAGAGCAGCATGCCGGAGGCGGCCTGCTGCTGTTCCTTGCCGTCCTTGATCTTCGCGCAGCACAGCGTGGCATCGCCCTGGACTTTGCGCTGGTCCTCGAGGAACAGCTGGTTGGCCTTGTGCACCAGGTGCTCCACGTAGATGATGCCGCCCAGAGTGGGCACCATGTTGTGCTCGGTGACGAGGGTGAGCACCATGAGGGCCTCGACCACCAGCTGCCTGTACTCGGGCTGTGGTATCTGGTTGAGGGCCGTCTCCACCTCCAGGGCAAACTTCAGTTCGCCGGGCGTCATCTCCTGGGTCAGACTCTGCTGCAGGACACGTCCTTCGATGGCCAGGCCCTGGCACTTCTCCAAAACGGTCCAGACGCGCGAATAGAAGTCGCGCGGCACCCGATTCAGGGCTCCGTCCAGTCGCCGGCGGCGCAGCCACTGGCCCTGCCTGTCGTCAATGGTGGCTATCAGGGCGTCCTCGCCCTCCGGATCGCCCAGGCCGATTTGGCTTTTCTTGCTGACGCGGCTGCTCTTGCAGCTCACAATGGACAGATTGCCACGGGCCACTGAAATGTAGCATAGGTCAAGGTTTGATATACACATCTAGAAGTGGGCGGACTCACCGCTGCTGACGGCAAACTCCTTGCCGCTGAGTATGTGGTAGAGGAGATTCTTCATCTCGAAGGGCGAGAGGTTAAGTAAATGCTCCGACGCCGCCTCGCCGTCGCAGTTGAGGGTGCGGGACAGCTCCTTGGCCATCACCTGGATGATCAGGCCCACGCGCAGACGCAGCATCTCGTGGAAGAGCTGCGGCTCCGTGCGGATGAACATGGCCAGGTAGACCATCAGCTCCTGCGTCAACATCGCCGTGCTCTCATCGTCGCCATAGGCCTGGATCATAGAAGTGGTTTGATCTTCACGCATCACCCTTCATCAGTATGGATTACTCACATCGTGGATGAGCTGTCGCAGCTCGACCTCCGGCAGTGGCGCCGTGATGGTGTGCTCGTTGTTGGGCGGCATTCCCACGGTGACCTGCTTCTGCCGGACTAGCAGATCGGTGACCGCCTTGGCCAGATCCTCGACCCGCTTGCCTAGCATGCCGGCCGTGTGGCGGACGAGTCCCCAGAGCTTCTGCTGGCAGGCCTTCTCGTAGAGTCCCTTCAGCAGATCCCGCACGGTCACGACGCGGCCCTCCTCCAGCATGCCTTCGGATTGGGAAGAATCGTTGTTATTCTCGTGTGGGCTcatgttgttgtggttgctggtgttgctgccgatgctgctgctgctaatgttgctgttgttgctcgcGTTGCGCGTGTTACcggcggaggcggcggtggCTGTGGCGGCACCCGGATTGGCATTGCCATCCGCGTCGCTGCTAGTGGCGGCTGGAATTGTAGCGGCATCGATGATCACCGTGGGCAGCACAATCGTCGGGCTCTTCTTGGCCCCTTCACCTGCACCACCAGCCAGTTCCAGCACCACCTCATCCACAAACGCTTGCTCGAGCTCttttgttttcggttttcgttATGGGTTAGTGGGGTTAGGATTGGATTatggttttggtttcggtttggATCGCAACTCGGCGCATTTGGGTTAAAGTGAAAATGGTGAGCGGACGGGGCATGCGGGATGTGTTGTGTGTTTTGCATGTGGGGTTAGATGCGTGGTCGGGCgaagaaagtaaaataaaatgttacaaaattaatttacgcTTGGAAATCATGGCCAAAGAGAAGTAAATTAATGTGTGGTTAATAATGCTAAGAGAGACGTAACTTAAAGCAAGGCCATTTCCCTTGGTGATAAACCTAATTTGCGGTATATGTAACTACATTACCGAACTTCTCTGAGCACTAACTTTTTGTAATACTCAGGATTCTATAAATATATCATCATATTGATAAactctttattattttaaaaataataaaataaaatattacttgTGACAACTTATATAAATGCAGTAAAAACCAAGGAAACCTAATTGATCTCGTACAAAGtcatatagatatatattaaaaattggaCGTTGCTTGACTAATAAACCAGAGAAGTTCGAATATAATAAAACTAGTggtgttaaaataatatacgtATGTATTCCGAGGAAAAAAGCCCAACGCAAAGCTGGGATGCATTTCAGGTGGTACATACGACATGGAAGCTTTGAAAATATCACACCAAGGATACACCAAACAGAAAGTATGATATAGGAAATGGAAACCATAAATGCGAGACTAGTTAGAGGGATTACACGAATCAAAGGGGTGGCCAATCGGT containing:
- the LOC108023390 gene encoding T-complex protein 1 subunit beta, which codes for MEMSLNPVRVLKNEAQEEKAEMARLSSFIGAIAIGDLVKSTLGPKGMDKILVATGRNAGQVEVTNDGATILRAVGVDNPAAKILVDMSRVQDEEVGDGTTSVTVLASELLREAEKLVEQKLHPQIIVSGWRQATQVALEALTAAAQDNSANDAKFRNDLLNIARTTLSSKILHQHKDFFANLAVDAVMRLKGSGELRSIQIIKKSGGTLGDSFLDEGFLLDKKPGVHQPQRIENAKILIANTPMDTDKIKVFGSSIKVDSLAKIADLEMAEKEKMKEKVDKILKHQCNVFINRQLIYNYPEQLFADAQVMSIEHADFDGIERLAYCTGGEIVSTFENPSLVKLGECDVIEQVMIGEDTLLRFSGVKLGEACTIVIRGATQQILDEADRSLHDALCVLAATVKESRIIFGGGCSEALMATAVLKKAAETPGKEAIAIEAFARALLSLPTAIADNAGYDSAQLISELRAGHAQGKQTLGLDMELGKVADVRELGITESFAVKRQVLMSASEAAEMILRVDNIIRCAPRRRVPDRGYC